A genomic segment from Oncorhynchus keta strain PuntledgeMale-10-30-2019 chromosome 7, Oket_V2, whole genome shotgun sequence encodes:
- the LOC118386087 gene encoding protocadherin-8-like, whose translation MMCGILTGWHGWIFGLQMLFFSLAESEGNTLKYQTNEEGSPGTVIGNLAKDMSLSPSFGSNTNFRMMKQFNDSFIRVRESDGELSVGERIDRERICRHTLQCLITFDVVSFSKERYKLIHVEVEVKDINDNSPEFPNKESTVEISENADVGFRIHLDPAEDADVGSNYIQSYQISVNSHFSIDVLLRADGVKYAELVLMKELDRETQSSYAVELIATDGGNPYRSGSTKITIKVTDFNDNRPVFDQNNFSVTLPENAQVGFVLLNLNAVDPDEGLNGEVGYGFGKQVSAEIRELFEVDSKSGRVRLKNPVDFETKKTYELDVQATDLGSNPTPAVCKIIIHIEDVNDNAPEISITPMTSISTGIAYISETADKDSLVALISTSDRDSGVNSQVHCTLYGHDHFKLQQAYEDSYMIVTAAFLDREKISEYNLTVMAEDFGSPPLRKITQYTIRLSDENDNAPHFTKPIYEVSVVENNAPGAYITTVEARDADLGTNGKITYRLLDSVIMGSPVNTFVSLNAISGSIYALRSFNYEVMKHLEVHIQASDEGSPQLQSSAIINLKILDQNDNAPSIIEPILNKGSAEIFLPKDAPAGYVVTQIKATDAEEGINAQMSYKITEGGHLGFSINKVTGKIHVTHELNYDPSETLRVLVAVNDNGTPSLTSTATIHLTLIEGTPPSVPARVQNDSVEVFEWDIAIIIVLSGSCSLLLLAIILITTTCSRRKRVKLEAGYSENEDMPHVEKGESRQIDSLITNHKSNVFDVHPFPGKAPLASSNTIKTAPDDGRQVKECVFDNRIMEGNSEGYSTLPGYRKETLRPITIWKGNSFTTISARDPQFSGKDSGKGDSDFNDSDSDISGDGHKKDSPPINSLWACTSECKILGHSDRCWSPSATRAKTSLSHGPHLSTFSKTASLPRNTLQRDSYYQQAHLPKINGLQSVYEKVQHQELDYILVCPPTPARILETDEISLPEYGQS comes from the exons ATGATGTGTGGCATTTTAACAGGTTGGCATGGGTGGATTTTTGGATtacaaatgttatttttttcacTAGCCGAGTCTGAGGGAAATACTCTGAAATACCAGACCAATGAGGAGGGAAGTCCAGGAACAGTGATCGGTAACCTGGCCAAGGACATGTCCTTGAGTCCCTCTTTTGGCTCCAATACTAATTTCAGGATGATGAAACAATTCAACGATTCTTTTATCCGGGTGAGAGAAAGCGACGGGGAGCTTTCTGTCGGGGAGaggattgacagagagagaatctGTAGGCACACTTTACAGTGTCTCATCACTTTTGATGTTGTCAGTTTTTCAAAAGAGAGGTACAAATTGATCCATGTCGAGGTGGAGGTAAAAGACATCAATGATAACTCTCCGGAGTTTCCAAACAAGGAATCTACAGTTGAGATCTCTGAAAATGCCGACGTGGGGTTCCGTATTCATTTGGACCCAGCCGAGGACGCAGATGTCGGTTCAAACTACATCCAAAGCTATCAGATTTCTGTCAACAGTCATTTTTCAATTGATGTGCTTTTGAGAGCAGATGGGGTTAAATATGCGGAGTTGGTGCTAATGAAAGAGCTAGACAGGGAGACTCAGTCATCTTATGCGGTGGAGCTTATTGCCACAGACGGAGGAAACCCTTATAGGTCGGGTTCAACGAAAATAACAATAAAAGTGACAGACTTTAATGACAACCGTCCTGTTTTTGACCAGAATAATTTCTCGGTAACTTTGCCCGAGAACGCACAGGTTGGATTCGTTTTATTGAACTTAAATGCAGTTGATCCAGATGAGGGTTTAAATGGAGAGGTGGGCTATGGGTTCGGAAAACAGGTTTCTGCAGAAATCAGAGAACTTTTCGAAGTGGACAGTAAATCCGGGCGCGTGAGACTTAAGAACCCAGTGGATTTTGAGACCAAGAAAACATATGAATTAGACGTTCAGGCGACTGATCTAGGATCCAACCCGACCCCCGCCGTCTGTAAAATAATAATTCATATCGAAGACGTTAATGACAATGCCCCAGAAATCAGTATTACGCCAATGACCTCCATCTCAACAGGCATCGCATATATCAGCGAGACAGCAGACAAGGACAGCCTAGTGGCGCTGATCAGCACCTCGGACAGGGACTCGGGCGTCAATAGCCAGGTCCACTGCACTTTATATGGGCACGATCATTTCAAACTTCAACAGGCTTATGAGGACAGCTACATGATTGTCACCGCAGCATTCCTAGACAGGGAGAAGATTAGTGAGTACAATTTAACAGTGATGGCTGAAGATTTTGGGTCACCTCCATTGAGAAAAATCACACAATACACCATCAGGCTAAGCGACGAGAATGACAACGCCCCACACTTTACTAAGCCTATCTATGAAGTTTCTGTGGTGGAAAATAATGCACCAGGGGCATATATAACCACGGTTGAAGCCAGAGATGCAGACTTGGGGACTAACGGCAAAATTACATACAGACTTTTAGACAGTGTTATAATGGGATCACCTGTCAACACGTTTGTATCTCTGAATGCAATCTCTGGTTCAATATATGCACTGAGAAGCTTCAACTATGAAGTCATGAAACATCTGGAGGTACACATCCAGGCAAGTGATGAGGGGTCACCCCAGCTTCAGAGCAGTGCCATCATCAATCTAAAAATATTGGATCAGAATGACAACGCTCCGTCTATCATAGAGCCCATCCTTAATAAGGGATCAGCTGAGATTTTCCTGCCCAAAGACGCACCTGCAGGCTACGTTGTCACCCAGATAAAGGCCACGGATGCTGAAGAAGGCATTAACGCGCAGATGTCCTACAAAATCACAGAGGGGGGACACTTGGGTTTCTCTATCAATAAGGTTACTGGGAAGATACATGTGACTCATGAGCTGAACTATGATCCGTCTGAAACACTGAGAGTCCTAGTGGCTGTCAATGACAATGGGACACCTTCTCTGACCTCCACAGCCACTATACACCTCACTCTCATCGAAGGCACTCCTCCCAGTGTTCCTGCTAGGGTCCAAAACGACAGTGTGGAGGTCTTTGAATGGGACATAGCCATTATCATAGTCCTATCAGGGAGCTGCTCCCTCCTCTTGCTAGCCATCATCTTAATCACTACCACCTGCAGTCGACGTAAACGGGTTAAGCTAGAGGCGGGATACAGTGAAAATGAAGACATGCCACACGTGGAGAAGGGGGAGAGCAGACAAATTGATTCATTGATCACCAACCACAAAAGCAATGTGTTTGATGTGCACCCTTTCCCTGGGAAAGCACCGTTGGCCTCAAGCAACACAATAAAAACAGCTCCTGATGATGGAAGACAAGTAAAGGAGTGTGTCTTTGACAACAGAATAATGGAGGGTAATTCGGAG GGTTATTCGACACTGCCTGGCTATAGGAAAGAAAccctcagacccataaccatatGGAAGGGTAATTCATTCACAACCATCTCCGCGCGAGATCCTCAGTTCAGTGGGAAGGACAGTGGGAAAGGAGACAGTGACTTTAACGACAGCGACTCTGACATCAGTGGAGATGGCCACAAAAAAGACTCCCCACCGATAAACA GTCTCTGGGCCTGCACCAGTGAGTGTAAAATCCTAGGCCACTCAGACCGATGCTGGAGCCCCTCTGCCACTAGAGCCAAGACCAGCCTCTCCCATGGACCACACCTCTCAACCTTCTCCAAGACAGCCTCTCTGCCGCGAAACA